The Micromonospora sp. Llam0 genome includes a window with the following:
- a CDS encoding IS1634 family transposase, giving the protein MEKQLGSLPVIADFSRRLDIAGVVDRACPIREVASISHGQVIEALIANRLTSPKAMVAVADWAHAWAVEEVYDIDPDLLNDDRLGRALDALADQADQVVGSIGATAITAFGIDVTRCHWDMTSISLYGAYDHVDDEYPTPAYGHPKDRRTDLKQIQAGLAVTADGAVPVLSRTYDGNAAEIAQVTDTMRALQALATPRNFLLVGDSKLISYPNVTAMTTEQVTFIAPLAASRVPDGLFAGLDPSRATIVDYVAERDEGRPHTERCTYRVDEDTMDLTGPRKKDPVHTLRRILVHSTANATAQAKARALRLAQARTELDTLTRTAGTRHHRTIEAVTTKATAIARRRRISAHLHTTITTDDTGKPTFAWTFDQAALDAEAAADGWYALLTNLPADIDATDVFLRYKDQPTVERRYSEFKGPLAVAPIFLRNNRRITALITVICLALLIFCLIEREVRRNLAPDTEIRGFYINDRRPRKPTGRLILQALGELRLIPAPPNEAATIPTPGPLQTRLLRLLHVDPTQPRWP; this is encoded by the coding sequence GTGGAGAAGCAGCTGGGGTCGCTGCCGGTCATCGCGGACTTCTCCCGCCGGTTGGACATCGCGGGTGTGGTGGACCGGGCCTGCCCGATACGGGAGGTCGCCTCCATCAGCCACGGGCAGGTCATCGAGGCGCTGATCGCGAACCGGCTGACCAGTCCGAAGGCGATGGTCGCCGTGGCCGACTGGGCCCACGCGTGGGCGGTGGAAGAGGTCTACGACATCGATCCCGACCTGCTCAACGACGACCGGCTGGGCCGGGCCCTGGACGCCCTCGCCGATCAGGCCGACCAGGTCGTCGGATCAATCGGCGCGACCGCGATCACGGCATTCGGCATCGACGTCACCCGCTGCCACTGGGACATGACCTCGATCTCGCTGTACGGCGCATACGACCACGTCGACGACGAGTACCCCACCCCTGCCTACGGCCACCCGAAAGACCGGCGCACCGACCTCAAACAGATCCAGGCCGGCCTCGCCGTCACCGCGGACGGCGCCGTCCCCGTCCTCAGCCGGACCTATGACGGCAACGCCGCCGAGATCGCCCAGGTCACCGACACCATGCGCGCTCTGCAAGCCCTGGCCACACCCCGCAACTTCCTGCTGGTCGGCGACTCGAAACTCATCTCCTACCCCAACGTCACCGCGATGACCACCGAGCAGGTCACCTTCATCGCGCCCCTGGCCGCGTCCCGGGTCCCCGACGGGCTGTTCGCCGGCCTCGACCCGTCCCGGGCCACGATCGTGGACTACGTCGCCGAACGCGACGAGGGCAGACCACACACCGAACGGTGCACCTACCGGGTCGACGAAGACACCATGGACCTGACCGGCCCCCGCAAGAAGGACCCGGTACACACCCTACGGCGGATCCTGGTGCACTCCACCGCCAACGCCACCGCCCAGGCCAAGGCCCGCGCGCTCAGACTCGCCCAGGCCCGCACCGAACTGGACACCCTCACCCGTACCGCCGGCACCCGCCACCACCGCACCATCGAGGCCGTCACCACCAAAGCCACCGCGATCGCCCGCCGCCGCCGCATCAGCGCACACCTGCACACCACGATCACCACCGACGACACCGGCAAACCGACGTTCGCCTGGACCTTCGACCAGGCAGCCCTCGACGCCGAAGCCGCCGCCGACGGCTGGTACGCCCTGCTGACCAACCTGCCCGCCGACATCGACGCCACCGACGTGTTCCTGCGCTACAAGGACCAACCCACCGTCGAACGCCGCTACAGCGAGTTCAAAGGCCCCCTCGCCGTCGCACCGATCTTCCTACGCAACAACCGCCGGATCACCGCCCTGATCACCGTGATCTGCCTGGCCCTGCTCATCTTCTGCCTCATCGAACGCGAAGTCCGCCGCAACCTCGCCCCCGACACCGAGATACGTGGCTTCTACATCAACGACCGCCGCCCACGAAAGCCCACCGGACGGCTCATCCTGCAAGCACTCGGCGAACTCCGACTCATCCCCGCGCCCCCGAACGAAGCAGCCACCATCCCCACACCCGGGCCTCTACAAACCCGACTCCTGCGACTACTCCACGTCGACCCCACCCAACCCCGCTGGCCATGA
- a CDS encoding group II intron maturase-specific domain-containing protein has translation MLSPLLANVALGILDEHIAQAPGGPNSAQGERAKRKRQGKANFRLVRYADDFLVLVAGDRDHAKDLRDQVAAALTPMGLRLSVEKTKITHIDEGLDFLGWRIQRHQKKGTAQRYVYTYPAKKSVQAVVTKVRTICRRNVNMPLEALLRELNPVLRGWCAYFRPGVSSATFQYLSHHAWKTVIRWARRKHFKANWKTIRRIYCRGGWWPVTERGSLFNPAKVSTTRYRYRGAQIPSPWPSAW, from the coding sequence GTGTTGTCGCCGCTGCTGGCGAACGTCGCCCTGGGGATCCTAGACGAGCATATCGCCCAGGCCCCAGGAGGGCCGAACTCCGCCCAGGGCGAGCGGGCCAAACGCAAACGTCAGGGGAAGGCGAACTTCCGGCTGGTCCGGTACGCCGACGATTTCCTGGTATTGGTCGCGGGTGACCGCGACCATGCGAAAGACCTGCGCGACCAGGTGGCAGCAGCCCTCACCCCGATGGGTTTGCGCCTGTCGGTGGAGAAGACGAAGATCACGCACATCGACGAAGGGCTGGACTTCCTCGGCTGGCGCATCCAGCGTCACCAGAAGAAGGGCACTGCCCAGCGGTACGTCTACACCTATCCGGCCAAGAAGTCGGTGCAGGCCGTGGTGACCAAGGTGCGGACGATCTGCCGCAGGAACGTCAATATGCCACTGGAAGCCCTGCTCCGGGAGCTGAATCCCGTGTTGCGAGGCTGGTGTGCATACTTCCGGCCCGGAGTGTCCAGCGCCACGTTCCAATACCTGTCCCACCATGCGTGGAAGACGGTGATCCGCTGGGCGCGGCGCAAACATTTCAAGGCCAACTGGAAGACCATCCGCCGCATCTACTGCCGCGGTGGTTGGTGGCCGGTCACGGAACGTGGATCGCTGTTCAACCCCGCGAAGGTGTCCACCACGCGCTACCGATATCGCGGGGCGCAGATCCCCAGCCCATGGCCATCCGCCTGGTGA
- a CDS encoding M28 family peptidase translates to MIIFGTAEPRLPVLGPAQTERVRKLRAAIDDDALGRELEALPAPRVRALTPDICAALDIDLRNRFTAAGWTARLDHFHARDVAQWGPSGRYEDVLTGTDINGVNIVAVKEGELSDAILVLAHHDTVPGTGGADDNGTGVVGLLELARLLGGARFRRTVLLVAVDHEELGFHGARHLVRQMSVAGRKVVSAYVFEMLGFASTAPGSQQLPRGLDLLYPGQIKRIRRNGQRADFAAVLYQRSSRTMAALFAAALTQLNGPTGTVLLRAPTDLPVLGPLLGRFVPFTQHFARSDHLPFWDAGLPAVQITDTANFRNPHYHRAGDVPDTVSMQQVADVVAATALAVEVLAERLD, encoded by the coding sequence TTGATCATCTTTGGAACAGCCGAACCCCGCCTACCCGTTCTCGGTCCCGCGCAGACCGAACGCGTACGTAAGCTGCGCGCCGCTATCGACGACGACGCGCTCGGCCGCGAGCTCGAAGCCCTTCCGGCACCCCGGGTACGGGCGCTCACCCCAGACATCTGTGCCGCACTGGACATCGATCTGCGGAACCGTTTCACGGCGGCGGGATGGACGGCACGGCTCGACCACTTCCACGCGCGGGACGTCGCCCAGTGGGGGCCGAGTGGGCGGTACGAGGATGTCCTGACCGGCACGGACATCAACGGCGTCAACATCGTCGCGGTCAAGGAGGGCGAGCTCTCCGACGCGATCCTGGTCCTCGCCCACCACGACACGGTCCCGGGCACCGGCGGCGCCGATGACAACGGGACCGGCGTCGTCGGACTGCTGGAGCTGGCCCGTCTGCTGGGTGGGGCGCGATTCCGCCGAACGGTGCTGCTCGTCGCAGTCGACCACGAAGAGCTCGGCTTTCACGGTGCCCGTCACCTGGTGCGGCAGATGTCAGTTGCCGGGCGGAAGGTGGTCAGCGCCTATGTGTTCGAGATGCTCGGATTCGCCAGCACCGCGCCGGGCAGCCAGCAGCTGCCGCGCGGACTCGACCTGCTCTACCCCGGGCAGATCAAGCGAATCCGGCGCAACGGGCAGCGAGCGGACTTCGCTGCCGTGCTCTACCAGCGGTCCAGCCGGACGATGGCGGCACTGTTCGCGGCCGCGCTGACCCAGCTGAACGGCCCGACCGGCACCGTACTGCTCCGCGCGCCCACCGACCTGCCGGTACTGGGTCCGCTGCTCGGCCGTTTCGTGCCGTTCACCCAGCACTTCGCGCGCAGCGACCACCTGCCGTTCTGGGACGCCGGTCTGCCAGCGGTCCAGATCACAGACACGGCCAACTTTCGCAACCCGCACTACCACCGGGCCGGCGATGTCCCCGACACGGTGAGCATGCAGCAGGTGGCGGACGTGGTCGCAGCCACCGCCCTGGCCGTGGAGGTCCTGGCGGAGCGCCTCGACTAG
- a CDS encoding thioesterase II family protein, with protein sequence MTSITAGAWIRRYHSAAADAPRLVCLPHAGGSASFYFRHSAALAPTVAVLAVQYPGRMERHDEPCAGSVADLADGVFQALAALPDLGDDVSLFGHSMGATVAFEVVRRLEDRLGLTPRRLFVSGRRAPSRQRDEHVHTLNDDGLIAELTALDGSDSRVFADPEMRSLLLPAIRNDYRAIETYRCAPSLTISAPVTVLTGTADPTTTPDEADAWRGHTTAGVTVHTMTGGHFFLNEHRPAVLDIVARSLSARNGTLDR encoded by the coding sequence ATGACATCGATCACCGCAGGTGCCTGGATTCGCCGGTACCACTCGGCGGCGGCGGACGCGCCGCGCCTGGTCTGCCTCCCGCACGCCGGTGGCAGCGCCAGCTTCTACTTTCGGCACTCGGCCGCCCTGGCCCCCACCGTCGCGGTCCTCGCCGTGCAGTACCCCGGCCGCATGGAGCGCCACGACGAGCCCTGCGCCGGTTCCGTCGCCGACCTCGCGGACGGAGTCTTCCAGGCACTCGCCGCCCTGCCCGACCTTGGCGACGACGTCTCCCTCTTCGGGCACAGCATGGGCGCGACGGTCGCCTTCGAGGTGGTACGACGGCTGGAGGACCGGCTGGGGCTCACTCCTCGCAGGCTCTTCGTCTCCGGCCGCCGCGCTCCGTCCCGGCAGCGCGACGAACACGTACACACCCTCAACGACGACGGCCTCATCGCCGAACTGACGGCGCTCGACGGTTCCGACAGCCGGGTCTTCGCCGATCCGGAGATGCGGTCGCTGCTGCTGCCGGCGATCCGCAACGACTACCGTGCGATCGAGACCTACCGGTGCGCCCCCAGCCTCACGATCTCCGCCCCGGTGACGGTCCTGACCGGCACCGCCGACCCGACGACCACCCCGGACGAGGCCGACGCGTGGCGAGGGCACACCACTGCAGGCGTCACCGTCCACACGATGACCGGCGGGCACTTCTTCCTCAACGAGCACCGCCCAGCCGTCCTCGACATCGTTGCCCGGTCGCTGTCGGCGCGCAACGGTACGCTCGACCGGTGA
- a CDS encoding glycoside hydrolase family 6 protein — MTRRTRPWGLAAALALAVSAILLGAPTAHADPISQTSGFYVDPNSSPARWAAANPGDGRAAAIRTEIAQKPMARWFGNWSGDIWSTVSGYVGAADAVDKLPLLVAYNLPGRDACGGHSGGGAGSVAAYDSWIASFASAIGSRPAVVVLEPDSLGDFSCMSQAQINDRVGMLSRAVGQFRSKAPNTWAYIDAGNPGWVDAQTMAQRLNMAGVANARGFALNVSNYFTTGENTNYGNQVASALQRFGYRKPYVIDTSRNGNGSNGQWCNPGGRRIGTPTRMGGGAEMLLWLKTPGESDGNCGVGGGSSAGQFLPEVAYKMIFGY, encoded by the coding sequence ATGACACGACGGACCCGTCCTTGGGGACTTGCCGCCGCCCTGGCGTTGGCGGTTTCCGCGATCCTGCTCGGGGCACCAACTGCGCATGCGGATCCGATCAGCCAGACCAGCGGCTTCTACGTCGACCCCAACTCCAGCCCGGCGAGGTGGGCGGCCGCGAACCCAGGCGACGGACGCGCCGCCGCCATCCGTACCGAGATCGCGCAGAAACCGATGGCCAGATGGTTCGGCAACTGGAGCGGCGACATCTGGAGCACGGTCAGTGGCTACGTGGGAGCCGCAGACGCTGTCGACAAGCTTCCGCTGCTGGTGGCCTACAACCTTCCCGGCCGGGACGCATGTGGCGGCCACTCCGGTGGTGGCGCCGGCAGCGTCGCTGCCTACGACTCATGGATCGCCTCCTTTGCCTCCGCCATCGGCAGCCGTCCGGCGGTAGTGGTCCTCGAACCAGACTCCCTGGGCGACTTCAGCTGCATGAGTCAGGCCCAGATCAACGACCGGGTGGGTATGCTCTCGCGCGCCGTCGGCCAGTTCCGGTCCAAGGCGCCCAACACCTGGGCCTACATCGACGCCGGCAATCCTGGCTGGGTCGACGCCCAGACGATGGCGCAGCGGCTCAACATGGCCGGTGTGGCCAACGCACGCGGCTTCGCGCTGAACGTCTCGAACTACTTCACCACCGGTGAGAACACCAACTACGGCAATCAGGTCGCCTCCGCTCTGCAGAGGTTCGGATACCGCAAGCCGTACGTTATCGACACCAGCCGCAATGGCAACGGCTCCAACGGTCAATGGTGCAACCCCGGCGGCCGCCGGATCGGGACGCCCACCCGGATGGGCGGCGGCGCTGAGATGCTGCTGTGGCTCAAGACACCGGGCGAGTCCGACGGCAACTGCGGGGTCGGCGGCGGGTCCAGCGCCGGGCAGTTCCTGCCCGAGGTGGCCTACAAGATGATCTTCGGTTACTAG
- a CDS encoding LacI family DNA-binding transcriptional regulator — MAAQRPRRQPTLDEVAERAGVSRSAASRVINKAPYVSRATRDAVERAIKEMGYLPNRTARALATQRTGIVALAVSHDDPELFADPFFAQVIVGVSAALEETDLHLLLCLASSGRGRSRLTNLLRTRGVDGIMLMALHGDDPLTHIVRRAGLPAVYGGRPLNFEPQWYVDSDNLGGARLATEHLIGLGRTRIVTITGPRSTDVGLARHRGYEEAMIMAGLTPYAAAEGDFTETGGAAAMRSLLDSHPDLDAVFAASDNAAAGALRVLIDAGRSVPGDVAVVGFDNLGIAERTDPPLTTVHQSVQALGKEMTRMLVELIAGHEPPSIILPTKLVLRDSA, encoded by the coding sequence ATGGCAGCACAGAGGCCCAGGCGGCAACCGACCCTCGACGAGGTGGCTGAGCGCGCCGGCGTGTCACGGTCCGCCGCGTCCCGGGTCATCAACAAGGCGCCATACGTCAGCCGCGCCACCCGCGACGCCGTGGAGCGCGCCATCAAGGAGATGGGCTATCTCCCCAACCGCACCGCCCGTGCCCTGGCCACCCAACGGACGGGGATCGTCGCGCTCGCGGTCTCCCATGACGATCCCGAACTGTTCGCCGACCCGTTCTTTGCCCAGGTCATCGTCGGCGTGTCCGCAGCGCTCGAGGAGACCGACCTTCACCTGCTGCTGTGCCTTGCCAGCTCCGGGCGGGGCCGGTCCCGGTTGACCAACCTGCTGCGCACACGCGGCGTCGACGGCATCATGCTGATGGCGCTGCACGGCGATGATCCACTGACGCACATCGTGCGGCGGGCCGGCCTGCCCGCGGTGTACGGCGGCCGGCCATTGAATTTCGAACCACAGTGGTACGTCGACTCGGACAACCTCGGCGGCGCCCGACTGGCCACCGAACATCTCATCGGCCTCGGCCGCACCCGGATCGTCACCATAACCGGCCCCAGGTCCACCGATGTCGGCCTCGCTCGCCACCGCGGCTACGAGGAGGCAATGATCATGGCTGGGCTGACCCCGTACGCGGCGGCGGAAGGTGACTTCACAGAGACCGGCGGTGCCGCAGCGATGAGATCACTGCTCGACAGCCACCCCGACCTCGACGCCGTCTTCGCCGCCAGCGACAACGCCGCAGCAGGCGCTCTACGTGTCCTCATCGACGCTGGCCGGTCGGTTCCAGGCGACGTGGCGGTGGTGGGCTTCGACAACCTCGGCATAGCCGAACGAACCGATCCGCCGTTGACCACCGTTCACCAGTCGGTCCAAGCTCTGGGTAAAGAAATGACCCGAATGCTCGTCGAGCTCATCGCGGGGCACGAACCGCCGTCCATCATCCTGCCCACGAAGTTGGTGCTACGCGACTCGGCATGA
- a CDS encoding IS30 family transposase, producing MTVEERETISRELIRGGDSTSARAIGRLLERHHSTIAREIARNGGSLDYRAVEAQARCDENRLRPKPRKLESSQRLHDAVNDGFAEKWSPRQIGERLRVDHPDDPEMWVSHETIYECLYLQARGELRTQLKLALRRGRTQRVNRSRPAVARGSIKDMVNISERPVEAEDRAVPGFWEGDLIIGKGNKSQIATLVERTTRFVMLVRIPFDRTADRVAFLLAAKMETLPEFMRGSVTWDQGKEMARHADFTVHTGMPVYFCDPHSPWQRGSNENTNGLLRQYFPKGTDLSLHTQEDLDRVAAELNGRPRQTLNWLKPIEVFNDLVKNAVSP from the coding sequence TTGACGGTTGAGGAGCGAGAAACGATCTCGCGGGAGTTGATCCGGGGCGGTGATTCGACGTCAGCTCGGGCCATCGGAAGGCTGCTCGAGCGGCACCATTCGACGATCGCTCGGGAGATCGCGCGGAACGGCGGATCGTTGGATTACCGTGCGGTCGAGGCGCAGGCGCGTTGCGACGAGAATCGGCTACGGCCGAAGCCACGTAAGCTGGAATCTTCGCAGCGGTTGCATGACGCGGTCAACGACGGTTTCGCGGAGAAGTGGTCACCGCGGCAGATCGGCGAGAGGTTGCGTGTGGATCATCCTGATGACCCGGAGATGTGGGTGTCGCACGAGACCATCTACGAGTGCCTGTACCTCCAGGCGCGTGGGGAGCTGCGGACGCAGCTGAAGCTGGCTCTGCGGCGTGGTCGTACGCAGCGGGTGAACCGGTCGCGTCCTGCGGTGGCCAGGGGTTCTATCAAGGACATGGTGAACATCAGCGAGCGGCCGGTGGAGGCTGAGGACCGGGCCGTTCCCGGCTTCTGGGAGGGCGATCTGATTATCGGGAAGGGCAACAAGTCCCAGATCGCCACGCTGGTCGAGCGGACCACCCGTTTCGTCATGCTGGTGCGGATTCCGTTCGACCGTACCGCTGACCGGGTCGCTTTTCTGCTCGCGGCGAAGATGGAGACGTTGCCGGAGTTCATGCGTGGGAGTGTGACCTGGGATCAGGGGAAGGAGATGGCTCGGCACGCTGATTTCACGGTTCACACGGGGATGCCGGTGTATTTCTGTGACCCGCACTCGCCGTGGCAGCGTGGGAGCAACGAGAACACGAATGGTCTGCTCCGGCAGTATTTCCCGAAGGGTACGGATCTTTCCTTGCACACTCAGGAGGATCTTGATAGAGTCGCCGCAGAGTTGAATGGCAGACCGCGTCAGACGTTGAACTGGCTGAAGCCGATCGAGGTTTTCAACGATCTGGTTAAGAATGCAGTGTCGCCATGA
- a CDS encoding MFS transporter, with protein sequence MVPAAVDARRTRHRPMAALFTGAAVTNVSMVGASTVSTLVGAQLLSPLWSGIPNAAGIVGSAVGTLTLAAVLARRGSRSALVLGYLAAVVGAVVAGGAVLADAAGPLMVGMLLLGVGNGAAQLSRYCAADLYPPERKGFAVGVVVWAGTVGALAGPNLIAPLARFSAGLGLPPLAGPYLLALVGAGAAAAASATLPTTRAGTRRGDPGPGAVSAGVWRRPVVRTAVVSMTAGQVSMVAVMTMTPLHMDMHGHGLGAVGAVVSAHLLGMFLLAPLSGHIVDRLGARTAILAGIGLIALSTMVALVPAAASAQLYVALFLLGCGWNLTFVGGSGLLTQSLTLADRQHVQGGVDAIAWGASAVASVGAGMVLGTVGYPVLAVSAGAAVLLPLFLLAWADGPAAVPSPAEAEDPPDRRGGQPCC encoded by the coding sequence ATGGTGCCCGCAGCGGTCGACGCCCGCCGGACCCGACACCGTCCGATGGCCGCGCTGTTCACCGGCGCGGCGGTGACCAACGTGTCGATGGTCGGTGCGAGCACGGTGAGCACCCTCGTCGGGGCGCAGTTGCTCAGCCCGCTGTGGAGCGGCATACCGAACGCGGCCGGGATCGTCGGCTCCGCCGTCGGCACCCTGACGCTCGCCGCCGTGCTGGCCAGACGCGGCAGCCGCTCCGCGCTCGTACTGGGCTACCTGGCCGCGGTCGTCGGTGCGGTCGTCGCGGGCGGTGCCGTGCTGGCCGACGCGGCGGGCCCGCTGATGGTCGGCATGCTGCTGCTCGGTGTCGGCAACGGTGCAGCGCAGCTGTCCCGGTACTGCGCGGCGGACCTCTACCCGCCCGAGCGCAAGGGTTTCGCGGTCGGCGTCGTCGTCTGGGCGGGTACGGTCGGTGCGTTGGCCGGGCCCAACCTGATCGCGCCACTCGCGCGGTTCTCCGCCGGGCTGGGTCTGCCGCCGCTCGCCGGGCCGTACCTCCTGGCGCTGGTCGGTGCGGGTGCCGCGGCGGCGGCGTCGGCGACCCTGCCGACGACCCGGGCCGGCACGCGGCGTGGCGACCCGGGGCCCGGTGCCGTGTCGGCCGGGGTTTGGCGACGCCCGGTGGTCCGTACCGCGGTGGTGTCGATGACCGCCGGCCAGGTGTCGATGGTCGCCGTGATGACGATGACGCCGCTGCACATGGACATGCACGGTCACGGCCTCGGCGCGGTAGGCGCGGTGGTCAGCGCACACCTGCTCGGCATGTTCCTGCTGGCGCCGCTGTCCGGGCACATCGTCGACCGGCTCGGGGCACGGACGGCGATCCTCGCCGGTATCGGGTTGATCGCTCTGTCCACGATGGTCGCGTTGGTGCCGGCGGCCGCAAGCGCGCAGCTGTACGTCGCGCTGTTCCTACTCGGTTGCGGCTGGAACCTCACCTTCGTCGGCGGCAGCGGCCTGCTCACTCAGTCGTTGACACTCGCCGACCGCCAGCACGTCCAGGGTGGCGTGGACGCGATCGCCTGGGGTGCCTCGGCGGTGGCCAGCGTCGGTGCCGGAATGGTGCTCGGCACCGTCGGGTACCCGGTGTTGGCGGTCAGTGCCGGTGCGGCGGTGCTGCTCCCGTTGTTCCTGCTGGCCTGG